In Aegilops tauschii subsp. strangulata cultivar AL8/78 chromosome 3, Aet v6.0, whole genome shotgun sequence, one genomic interval encodes:
- the LOC109787333 gene encoding AP2/ERF and B3 domain-containing protein Os01g0141000 — translation MGVEILSSTGEHSSQYSSGAVSTATTESGVGGRPPTAPSLPVAIADESVTSRSASAQSASSRFKGVVPQPNGRWGAQIYERHARVWLGTFPDEDSAARAYDVAALRYRGREAATNFPSAAAEAELAFLAAHSKAEIVDMLRKHTYADELRQGLRRGRGMGARPQPTPSWAREPLFEKAVTPSDVGKLNRLVVPKQHAEKHFPLKRTPETTTTTGKGVLLNFEDGEGKVWRFRYSYWNSSQSYVLTKGWSRFVREKGLGAGDSIVFSCSAYGQEKQFFIDCKKNKTMASCPADGGAATASPPVAEAANGEQVRVVRLFGVDIAGEKRGRAAPAEQELFKRQCVAHSQHSPALGAIVL, via the coding sequence ATGGGGGTGGAGATCCTGAGCTCCACGGGGGAACACTCCTCCCAGTACTCTTCCGGGGCCGTGTCCACAGCCACGACGGAGTCAGGCGTCGGCGGACGGCCGCCGACTGCGCCGAGCCTACCTGTCGCCATCGCCGACGAGTCGGTGACCTCGCGGTCGGCATCGGCGCAGTCGGCGTCGTCGCGGTTCAAGGGGGTTGTGCCGCAGCCCAACGGGCGGTGGGGCGCCCAGATCTACGAGCGCCACGCTCGCGTCTGGCTCGGCACGTTCCCGGACGAGGACTCTGCGGCGCGCGCCTACGACGTGGCAGCGCTCCGGTACCGGGGCCGCGAGGCCGCCACCAACTTCCCCTCCGCGGCCGCAGAGGCGGAGCTCGCCTTCCTGGCGGCGCACTCCAAGGCCGAGATCGTCGACATGCTCCGGAAGCACACCTACGCCGACGAGCTCCGCCAGGGCTTGCGGCGCGGCCGCGGCATGGGGGCCCGCCCGCAGCCGACGCCGTCGTGGGCACGGGAGCCCCTCTTCGAGAAGGCCGTGACCCCGAGCGACGTCGGCAAGCTCAACCGCCTCGTGGTGCCGAAGCAGCACGCCGAGAAGCACTTCCCCCTGAAGCGCACGCCGGAGACGACGACCACCACCGGCAAGGGGGTGCTGCTCAACTTCGAGGACGGCGAGGGGAAAGTGTGGAGGTTCCGGTACTCGTACTGGAACAGCAGCCAGAGCTACGTCCTCACCAAGGGTTGGAGCCGCTTCGTCCGGGAGAAGGGCCTCGGTGCCGGCGACTCCATCGTGTTCTCGTGCTCGGCATACGGTCAGGAGAAGCAGTTCTTCATCGACTGCAAGAAGAACAAGACGATGGCGAGCTGCCCCGCTGACGGCGGCGCCGCAACGGCGTCGCCGCCTGTGGCAGAGGCAGCTAATGGAGAACAAGTCCGTGTCGTGAGGCTGTTTGGCGTCGACATcgccggagagaagagggggcgAGCAGCGCCAGCGGAGCAGGAGTTGTTCAAGAGGCAATGCGTGGCACACAGCCAGCACTCTCCTGCCCTAGGTGCCATCGTCTTATAG
- the LOC123497490 gene encoding uncharacterized protein, whose amino-acid sequence MVWLLDDHWDKQHRSYAMSVEQRELAPLKLRSHGITLGWMRYDERYTPYVREAGLLPFIQLVRRSTPPNNAAALTALIDHWRPETHTFHLRTGEMTVTLQDIAMITGLPIDGNPLCMNTDSDGWRAQMHALIGMVPPEPREPEAEDKKKERVAAGATFTWISSNFSTFPEDANEDMVKTYARVYMWYVISRTMFADGTCKNAPWMWLKALTVFDSKWSWGSATLAYLYRQLDEACCRHTGGIGGCLLALSIWSWERLPVGRPKTVKYEDWDDKDDPLRLPTWAYKWDVLNEMTDDPSVMYKLYKSELDAITPEQVNRHCISDYHACIVTRYQFCIQSHFAGGMGAVWKRRELWLDRKKQRKIKDWAKHHRKYVVQFALSVEQARAEKRAQLREHCPIAFNNYLTWFLASTRVEVCKPAYAEEILEEPTVFDERAQIKKAADETVTILETIPAGKSDGEGALRAFIKRQGQNLRRLSNLFGCCDPDYVSPERSRSATPLDPALGQGHGEPFEDEDVGVVTQEVADDMTVGTYQARSAYELKPRTGINKYTPEDFTQRGQRGKRTVGTSRMAALDDYLDDYVDDMDEPEPKPEPERVPLPRKVKKISVKRGGGASKRGKH is encoded by the exons atggtttggcttctcgatgatcattgggacaaacaacaccggtcgtacgctatgtcggtggagcagcgg gagcttgcacctctgaagcttcggtctcacgggatcacccttggatggatgcgctatgatgagcggtacacaccgtatgtaagggaggcaggacttctccctttcattcagttggtccgccggtcgacgccacccaacaatgctgcagcactcaccgcgcttattgatcattggaggccggagacacacactttccatcttcggaccggggagatgaccgtgacgctgcaggatattgctatgatcaccggtcttcctatcgatggcaatcctttatgtatgaacaccgattctgatgggtggcgcgcgcagatgcatgcccttatcggtatggttcctccggagcctcgggaaccagaagcagaagataagaagaaggaaagagtcgcaGCGGGCGCTACTTTCACGTGGATATCATCAAACTTCAGTACTTTCCCTGAGGATGCTAATGAGGACATGGTGAAGACAtatgctcgtgtctacatgtggtacgtgatatccaggactatgtttgctgatggcacatgcaagaatgctccatggatgtggctgaaggcgttgaccgtcttcgatagcaaatggagttggggttcggcgacactggcttacttgtatcgacag ttggacgaagcctgttgtaggcacactggaggtattggtggttgtctgctcgcactttccatatggagctgggagcgtttgccggttggacgaccgaagaccgtgaagtacgaggattgggacgacaaagacgacccactacggctccccacttgggcttacaagtgggatgtgttaAATGAGATGACAGATGATCCCTCGGTAATGTACAAGTTGTACAAGAGCGAGCTGGACGCGATCACGCCTGAGCAGGTGAACCGACATTGCATAAGTGATTATCATGCTTGTATCGTAACTCGATATCAATTTTGCATTCAATCCCATTTTGCAGGTGGAATGGGAGCCGTATGGAAAAGGAGAGAGCTTTG GTTGGATAGAAAAAAGCAGCGGAAGATCAAGGATTGGGCCAAGCATCACAGGAAGTATGTCGTGCAGTTCGCTCTTAGTGTGGAGCAAGCAAGGGCTGAAAAACGAGCCCAGCTTCGTGAGCACTGCCCGATCGCGTTCAACAACTATCTCACATGGTTTCTTGCAAGTACCCGCGTGGAGGTATGCAAGCCGGCGTATGCTGAGGAGATTCTGGAAGAACCCACCGTTTTTGATGAG CGTGCCCAGATCAAGAAAGCAGCTGATGAGACCGTGACTATTCTGGAAACAATCCCGGCTGGCAAAAGCGATGGGGAAGGTGCACTTCGAGCATTCATTAAG CGCCAGGGCCAAAATTTAAGGCGGCTATCAAACCTTTTCGGTTGTTGTGACCCCGATTATGTATCACCAGAACGGTCTAGGTCGGCGACACCATTAGATCCCGCTTTGGGGCAGGGCCATGGTGAACCTTTCGAGGATGAGGACGTGGGTGtggtcacccaagag GTTGCTGATGATATGACCGTGGGGACGTACCAGGCTCGGTCTGCATACGAGTTGAAGCCTAGGACGGGAATCAACAAGTACACACCTGAAGACTTCACCCAAAGAGGCCAAAGAGGCAAAAGGACGGTCGGCACCTCGCGGATGGCGGCTTTGGATGACTATTTGGATGACTATGTAGATGACATGGACGAACCGGAGCCGAAGCCGGAGCCGGAGCGGGTTCCTCTTCCTAGGAAGGTGAAGAAGATAAGCGTCAAGAGGGGGGGAGGAGCCAGCAAGCGCGGAAAGCACTAG